In one window of Flavobacterium ginsengisoli DNA:
- a CDS encoding SusC/RagA family TonB-linked outer membrane protein, which produces MKKLMTSFIHWMADHRAVPLILFLLLTSNFITAQVKVSGTVSDEKGLSIPGANIVVTGTKKTASTDFDGKYSIEAPANSTISVSFIGYVAQTINVKNGGTVNVVLKLSAEDLREVLVNVGYRSVKKKDLMGAVSTVTSKDFADTPQVSVDQLLQGRAAGVSVTNNSGQPGGSVSVKIRGTTSISGTNEPLYIIDGIPISGDASNTNTGGSIVTGYLGTNTGNVTSSPIAFLNPNDIETMDILKDASATAIYGSRASNGVVIITTKRGKKGSGKITFDSFMSIQNVTRLLDTMTLSQYAAQQNALAGVYGVTPRDEFAVPSVLGKGTNWQDEIYKTAIMTNHQISFSGAKDGTTYYISGGYVNQEGIVIGSGFKRYNFKTNVDSKIKDWLTVGVSIGTGITNEDITINGASNGIISTSILSTPDVAVKDTNGNYAGPPADGSIGVWINPVASALMNTNKLIKKNFLGNFYANFRIAKGLEYRFDFGGSTNIDNFEGFQPTYKWGSAVRETNSLVERANNWYGLNVKNVLTYKTDLDKHHFNVLVGQEANDSHWNGNSQSVSGLLSNDIHSISLGDPDTVVASEYKGSSSLYSFFGSFNYDFDNRYGLQATMRADGSSNFGPGEKWGYFPSVSGYWKLSNEKFMEGTKEYIDNIKFRAGYGETGNQNIGGAGYMSTVRAIKSAMGNFFTVNNIANPGLTWETSKQTNLGLDFTLFNSKLQATVDVYRKESEGFLFVLPLPYYVTGTDAYQGGLGAPNVNLGSLRNQGLEVTLDYTNKFGKDFKWNSKVIFSANKNKLLSLQDNFDLTKDVMLNDYTTKAVTKTVVGQAVGQFYGYQSVGIIRTNEQLANAPIPFTGNKAVKSQLGDIEYVDQNKDGLIDEKDLTYIGNPQPKFTYGFNNTFNYKNLDLGVFLQGSYGNKVMNLTRRAGTKNQRLYENQLAEAADFWTPENPNAKYPRPDGGDGNPNIAISDRYVEDGSYLRIQQLTFGYSMPSDVISKASISKLRFYLGIQNLYTFTKYTGYDPEIGSYNQDPLLSGIDSGRYPTNRSFTFGLNLEF; this is translated from the coding sequence ATGAAAAAACTAATGACTAGCTTCATTCATTGGATGGCTGACCACAGAGCCGTTCCTTTGATATTATTTTTGTTACTGACTAGTAATTTTATTACGGCTCAGGTAAAGGTTTCGGGAACTGTATCTGATGAAAAGGGATTATCTATACCAGGTGCCAATATCGTAGTTACCGGTACAAAGAAGACGGCTTCGACAGACTTTGATGGAAAATATTCTATTGAAGCACCTGCAAATTCTACTATTTCTGTTTCATTTATTGGATATGTTGCACAAACAATCAACGTTAAAAACGGAGGAACAGTCAATGTTGTTCTGAAGCTTAGCGCCGAAGATTTGCGTGAGGTTCTAGTAAACGTAGGATATAGAAGTGTAAAGAAAAAGGACTTAATGGGGGCTGTTTCTACAGTAACCTCTAAAGATTTTGCTGATACTCCACAAGTGTCTGTAGATCAATTGTTACAAGGACGTGCTGCAGGGGTTTCAGTTACGAATAACTCTGGTCAGCCTGGAGGTAGTGTTTCGGTTAAAATACGTGGAACGACTTCTATTTCTGGAACAAATGAGCCGTTGTATATCATAGATGGTATTCCAATTTCTGGAGATGCTTCTAATACTAACACAGGTGGTTCTATTGTAACTGGTTACTTAGGAACAAATACAGGAAACGTTACTTCTAGCCCTATTGCATTTTTAAATCCAAATGATATCGAGACAATGGATATTTTGAAAGATGCATCTGCAACTGCAATTTATGGTTCTAGAGCGTCAAACGGAGTTGTAATTATTACAACAAAAAGAGGTAAGAAAGGCTCAGGAAAGATCACTTTTGATTCCTTCATGTCTATTCAAAATGTTACACGTTTATTAGATACGATGACTTTGAGCCAATATGCAGCACAGCAAAATGCTTTAGCAGGGGTTTATGGTGTAACGCCTAGAGATGAGTTTGCTGTTCCGTCTGTTTTAGGTAAAGGGACAAACTGGCAAGATGAAATTTATAAAACAGCAATAATGACTAACCATCAGATTTCTTTCTCAGGAGCAAAAGATGGTACGACTTATTATATTTCTGGAGGTTATGTAAATCAAGAAGGTATTGTGATTGGTTCTGGATTTAAAAGATATAATTTTAAAACGAACGTAGACAGTAAAATAAAAGATTGGCTGACTGTTGGTGTTTCTATTGGAACAGGTATAACTAACGAGGATATTACAATTAATGGGGCAAGTAACGGTATTATTAGTACATCTATTTTATCTACTCCAGATGTTGCGGTAAAAGATACTAATGGTAATTATGCTGGTCCACCAGCAGATGGATCAATCGGAGTTTGGATTAATCCTGTAGCTTCGGCTTTGATGAATACTAATAAGTTGATTAAAAAGAATTTCCTTGGAAACTTTTATGCTAATTTTAGAATAGCAAAAGGATTAGAGTATCGTTTTGATTTTGGAGGATCTACTAATATTGATAATTTCGAAGGGTTTCAGCCTACTTACAAATGGGGATCGGCAGTTAGAGAAACTAATTCGCTTGTTGAAAGAGCTAACAATTGGTATGGTCTGAACGTTAAAAACGTTTTAACTTACAAGACTGATCTAGACAAACATCATTTTAATGTATTAGTTGGTCAAGAGGCTAATGATAGCCATTGGAACGGAAACTCACAATCGGTTTCAGGCTTATTAAGTAATGATATCCATTCTATTAGTTTAGGAGATCCTGATACAGTTGTGGCTTCAGAATATAAAGGAAGCTCTTCTTTATACTCTTTCTTTGGATCTTTTAATTACGATTTTGATAACCGTTATGGTTTGCAGGCAACAATGAGAGCTGATGGAAGCTCTAATTTTGGACCTGGCGAAAAATGGGGCTACTTTCCTTCTGTTTCAGGTTATTGGAAACTTTCAAACGAAAAGTTTATGGAAGGCACTAAAGAGTATATTGACAATATCAAATTTAGAGCTGGATATGGAGAAACTGGAAACCAAAATATTGGTGGTGCAGGTTATATGAGTACAGTTCGAGCAATAAAATCTGCAATGGGGAATTTCTTTACTGTAAATAATATTGCAAACCCTGGCTTAACTTGGGAAACTTCTAAACAGACTAACCTTGGTCTAGATTTTACACTTTTTAATTCTAAACTTCAAGCAACGGTTGATGTATATAGAAAAGAATCGGAAGGATTTTTATTTGTTTTACCATTACCTTATTATGTTACTGGTACAGATGCTTATCAGGGAGGTCTAGGAGCGCCGAATGTGAATTTAGGAAGCTTAAGAAACCAAGGTCTAGAGGTGACTTTAGATTACACTAATAAGTTTGGGAAAGATTTTAAATGGAATTCAAAAGTAATATTCTCTGCAAATAAAAATAAATTATTGAGCTTACAAGACAATTTTGATTTGACAAAAGATGTAATGCTTAATGATTATACTACTAAAGCAGTTACCAAAACAGTGGTTGGTCAGGCAGTTGGTCAATTTTACGGATACCAATCTGTTGGTATTATTAGAACCAATGAGCAATTGGCAAATGCACCAATTCCTTTTACAGGAAATAAAGCTGTAAAAAGCCAATTAGGAGATATTGAATACGTAGATCAAAATAAAGATGGTTTAATTGATGAGAAGGATTTAACGTACATTGGTAATCCGCAACCAAAATTCACTTATGGATTCAACAATACTTTCAATTACAAAAATTTAGATTTAGGAGTCTTTTTACAAGGATCTTACGGAAATAAAGTAATGAATTTAACTAGACGTGCTGGTACAAAAAACCAACGTTTGTATGAAAATCAATTGGCTGAAGCTGCAGATTTCTGGACACCAGAAAATCCAAATGCAAAATATCCAAGACCTGATGGTGGAGATGGAAATCCAAACATTGCAATTTCTGATCGTTACGTAGAAGATGGATCATACTTAAGAATTCAGCAATTAACTTTTGGTTATAGCATGCCTTCTGATGTTATTTCGAAAGCGAGTATTAGTAAACTAAGATTTTACTTAGGTATTCAAAATCTTTACACATTTACTAAATATACAGGTTATGATCCAGAGATCGGATCATATAATCAAGATCCATTATTATCAGGAATTGATTCTGGGCGTTACCCAACCAATCGTAGTTTCACTTTTGGATTGAATTTAGAATTTTAA